In Bradyrhizobium sp. 195, the sequence CTATGCGGTCCGACCGACCTGGAATGTTGCGGGCGTCGACTACGCCGTTGGTTATGCGAGTGGGACGATCCTCAAGGCGCCGTCGACTATCTCGATGGCCGGGGTGTCGGTGGACAGCGCAAACCATATAATCAACGTCAGTGGCAGCAACGTCACGCTGAGTGGATACGACTTCTCACTGAACGGCGGCTGGCAAGTGTCCGTCAACGGCGGCACGAACGTTGCGATTGAGAACAGCAAATTTGTTGTTGGGAGCAACGGCAACACGCCGATCTATGTGAGCCCCAATGCCAGCAACGTGACCATTCAGAATAATCTGATCGATGGCGCGGGTAGCTCGACGCAGATCTTGATTGCGGCGGACGGCGCAGGCACCACGACGATTCAATACAACATGATCCAGAATGCGTGGGGCCAAAACCTTGTAATGAGCTCCGACGTCGGCGGCGAGAATTGGATTGTTCAGTACAACGTGATCAAAGATGCCGGATTGGGGTACAACGCAGGCGCCCATGGTGATTGGATACAGACCTACAACCTTCCGGGCCACAATACGAACAGCTTTGAGGTGAACTACAACACCTTCATTCAGGATACGCCCATCGCTCAGGGGCGTACCCAAGGCATCAGCGCTTTTTCGGCCAATAGCGGTTCGACAGCGGGTGGGGTGCAGACCGAGTCGTTCAACAACAACACGTTCATTGCCAACAACGGTTCCTACGTCAATTACGGGATCATCCTCGATACCTCCCGACTGATTGGAACGGCCACCATTCAAAACAACTACTTCGATACGACCAATATCGGGAGCGCCAATGGGGGCGGCGGTAGTTGGGAGTACGTTGGAAATTACAATGGGAGCAGCGGCGGCCCATACCACGGGACCGTCACTCAATCGAACAACGCAAATATGGTGACCGGGACCTATTTGGGTGGCCAGAGCGGGACGCCTTCATCGGGAACAACCGCACCGTCCACGACCCCACCGTCGACGACAGCGCCGGGCGCGCCGACCATCGCCTCCTTCTCGACCGATAGCGGCACCGCTGGCGACAAGATCACCAACGACAGTACCATCGAGCTCAAGGGGGCCGCTGCTGCCGGCAGCACGGTCAAGTTCTACGACGGTACGACCCAGATCGGTTCGACGACGGCGGACTCAAGTGGCAATTGGGATTACATCACAAAGGTCCTGACTGATGCGAAGCATACGCTGACCGCAACGGCAACCAACTCGTCGGGGCAGACCAGCGCGGCGTCGTCTGCGTTGACCGTCACCGTCGATACCAAAGCGCCGACTGCGCCGACCATTGCCAGCCATACGGTGAACAGTGCAAATCAGGTGGTGTTGTCGGGCACGGCCGAGGCGAGCAGCGTCGTAAAGGTGTTCGACGGCACGACCCAGATCGGGACCGCGACGACCAACAGCAGCGGCGTGTGGGCCTATACCACGGCCGGTCTTGCGGCCGGTTCGCACAGCCTCACCGCGAAGGCAATGGACGCGGCGGGCAACACCGGCGCGGCGTCCACGGCGTTCGCGGCTAGCATCGGGACTTCGACGTCCCCAACCACACCGACGTCCCCAACCACACCGACATCCCCAACCACACCGACGTCGCCAACGCCAACTGCTGGCACGGTCATCGAGTCGGCTGGTGCAACACGTCTCGTTGAGAGTAACGACAAATACTACCTCAACAGCAGCACCGGGACGGGCCCGTCGCTGAAGTATCACGGCGTGGATTTTGTGGACGGGTCAGATGGCACCTGGGCACCAATTGGTGCGGAGAAGACCGCGACGGGCTATGAGGTTGTCTGGAAGGAGGCGAGCACCGGTCAGTACACGGCCTGGAACACCGACAACAACGGCAACTACGTTTCCCACGTCAGCAGCCTGACCGGCTCCACGTCAGGCGGCTCGGTGTCCGGTACGGATTCTGGCCTTAAATCGCTCGAGACGACCTTCCACCAGGATCTGAACGGTGACGGGCAGATCGCTGCTACCAGTTCGACCACACCGACGTCGCCAACGCCAACTGCTGGCACGGTCATCGAGTCGGCTGGTGCAACACGTCTCGTTGAGAGTAGCGACAAATACTACCTCAACAGCAGCACCGGGACGGGCCCGTCGCTGAAGTATCACGGCGTGGAGTTTGTCGAGGGGTCAGATGGCACCTGGGCGCCGATTGGTGCGGAGAAGACGGCTACGGGCTATCAGGTCGTCTGGAAGGAGGCGAGCACGGGTCAGTACACGGCGTGGAACACCGATAGCAACGGCAACTATGTTTCTCATGTCAGCAGCCTGACCGGCTCCACGTCCGGCGGCTCCGTGTCGGGTACGAACTCTGGGCTTAAATCGCTCGAGACCAGCTTCCACCAGGATCTCAATGGTGACGGGCAGATCGGTACTTCCAGCGTAACTACGTCGTCTACGAGCACCAGTCAGGTTGCTCCGTCGAGCTCGACGGGCAGCAACACACAGACGAGCACGTCAGGCAATGACGT encodes:
- a CDS encoding Ig-like domain-containing protein, coding for MALNDGSANAPANTPQLPNLLSGYAVRPTWNVAGVDYAVGYASGTILKAPSTISMAGVSVDSANHIINVSGSNVTLSGYDFSLNGGWQVSVNGGTNVAIENSKFVVGSNGNTPIYVSPNASNVTIQNNLIDGAGSSTQILIAADGAGTTTIQYNMIQNAWGQNLVMSSDVGGENWIVQYNVIKDAGLGYNAGAHGDWIQTYNLPGHNTNSFEVNYNTFIQDTPIAQGRTQGISAFSANSGSTAGGVQTESFNNNTFIANNGSYVNYGIILDTSRLIGTATIQNNYFDTTNIGSANGGGGSWEYVGNYNGSSGGPYHGTVTQSNNANMVTGTYLGGQSGTPSSGTTAPSTTPPSTTAPGAPTIASFSTDSGTAGDKITNDSTIELKGAAAAGSTVKFYDGTTQIGSTTADSSGNWDYITKVLTDAKHTLTATATNSSGQTSAASSALTVTVDTKAPTAPTIASHTVNSANQVVLSGTAEASSVVKVFDGTTQIGTATTNSSGVWAYTTAGLAAGSHSLTAKAMDAAGNTGAASTAFAASIGTSTSPTTPTSPTTPTSPTTPTSPTPTAGTVIESAGATRLVESNDKYYLNSSTGTGPSLKYHGVDFVDGSDGTWAPIGAEKTATGYEVVWKEASTGQYTAWNTDNNGNYVSHVSSLTGSTSGGSVSGTDSGLKSLETTFHQDLNGDGQIAATSSTTPTSPTPTAGTVIESAGATRLVESSDKYYLNSSTGTGPSLKYHGVEFVEGSDGTWAPIGAEKTATGYQVVWKEASTGQYTAWNTDSNGNYVSHVSSLTGSTSGGSVSGTNSGLKSLETSFHQDLNGDGQIGTSSVTTSSTSTSQVAPSSSTGSNTQTSTSGNDVFVGTSKADTFSFAANFGNDVIKGFVARGPAHDTVEFSKTVFDSFASVLSHAAQSGTDVVIATGSDTLTLKNTKLDALTSHDFHFA